Within the Gossypium raimondii isolate GPD5lz chromosome 12, ASM2569854v1, whole genome shotgun sequence genome, the region ATTTTCCTATTTGAAAGGAATAAAGATAACGTTGAATCAgagtttcatacaatcctttctccATTCTCCATTCTCCATTTTCAAATGATTCCTTCTCTTCTATTTGCTGTCTCTGCAGCTGTATATTCTCGCCTTTGTTATTTTTCAGGCCAATCTGTCTAGTGATCTGCCCCTTTCTCTTTATATGATTCATTATTTTGCTTAATCCCACTAACACAACTTTAATTGTTCTACCAATCGATAGGTTAAAAATacactcttttaaaaaaaaaaagaaaaccttatagtttttatttttatttttaaaaagaattcaatattttatttatatattaatttaaaaccttttatctaaattttaatttaatatatttttaaatgaatttgtATTTGATAGGTTGacaatttataacattataCACAATCATATTAAGATTtatcatcaataaattattggatatatattttttaaataattaaaaataaggaaTATCATCTTGTAATTCATTAAGAAGTTATAttaggttatatatatataataataatagacttttttttgaggaaaaaaagataaaaactttaattttaaaagatgaaacTGAGTTTTAAAATTGACCAGCAAGACGGCCCGAGCGCAGATGCAACCTTAACCTTAGCCGTTAAGTTTCAGTCGAGAGGACACGcgtacaaattttaaaaagtactaTGAAAAAGTAGAGATAGCCTTTTCAAAATCCACTATATAAAAACAATAGCCAATGCCCTTCCCCTTCACTGCACCAACTCTTCGCCCTTCTGTAAAATTCCCTcaatagaaaagaagaagaaaataccAACTATCAGCTAACGATGAGTTATTACAATCAGCAACAGCCTCCTGTTGGCGTTCCTCCTCCTCAAGGTCTACCTCTgatttttcactttcttttttacatatttattgttttgctgcattatgattgattgattggATCTGGTTATCTGATGGATCTGATCGagaacctttttcttttttttttttgtgattgaGAACTATACAGGTTATCCACCGGAAGGTTATCCTCCAAAGGATGCTTATCCACCACCAGGGTATCCCCCACAAGGATATCCTCAAGGTTATCCTCAACAGGGATACCCTCCGCAGGGATATCCTCCTCAATATGCTCAGCCTCCTCCTCAGCAAAAGCAGAGTTCCGGTTTTGTAGAAGGCTGGTAAGTTCTCTCTTTCTCCATTCTATCCATATACGTATAGTTGTTTAAGATGTAGTTTCTGAAAGTGATGTCGTTGTACGAGTATATCTACCGTATATGGTCAGATCTACTCATCTAAGGATAATTCTGAATTCTGCAAAATTCAACTGAGCGCGAGCTTTTCGGGATAAAAAAGAGAATCACAACAGCCCATCACGATTACCGATAAAAAGGGGATAGGATTTTTTTAACGTGATAAGACTGGCACTTAAGTGGTCAACGTCCCGAAAACACCCCCAGGCctagttcttttatttcttttctcgaCGGTTAGGGGTTATTTCGGTTATTTCAGATTTTCTGCAAACAACTTCCTCAGTGTTCTAGAAAAGGGTGTTGTCgtcttgaaaaaaataattttaaaaaggaaagcACGAATTGAttcataataattatattaaaaattttataaatatgaaaaaaaattgtcataatttgtattccataaatattaaaattgtggTCATATTTATATGAGATAATCGTCAACTCTAACCAGGATTACCTTGTCAAATGTTGGTGATGTtcgaaattcttttgatttaataagttATATTGGTGGGCATTGCAGTTTGGCTGCTCTTTGCTGTTGCTGTCTTCTGGATGCTTGTTTTTGACGACCTTTTCTCCAATGGCAGcttagaaaaatattgaattgataGGAGGAGAGTTGAATTCAATtaccattttcaaacttcaatttcaaATGTTCTTTCCCTTCATCgcttttttttctgtttaatAATTGAACCCTTCATTGGATTTGAACTCTTGTTTACATACACTGTAATATTAGGATCTTTTTCCTTTgttctatatatttttggatttttattgtttttcatgGCCGGCTGATTGATTTTACTGTTTTATACTTGGAAGCATATGAAAAAAAGAATCAATTAAGAAGTATAGAAGGGAACTTATGAAAAGAAACCACCATGCCATGGCATGTCAACAATTTGTGAGAACTTCGTATGAACTGTAAACATTAagctttctttttcatattgTCAACACAAATATATAATGGAAATTACAAGCACCACCAGAAAGCAAGAGAAGAAAATAGGATAAACTATAGTGGTTGGTCACCCCAACTAtaagagaaggaaaaagaaatgattACTTTTAAATTTGGCATAATAGCAAATTCAGctctcaatatttatatttgtgtcGATTTAGTTTTGgtactaaaaaaatataacccTCAACATTTCTTTGTGACATATGTTTCCATTTTTGGTATGTTCTCAATCAAATTTAGCTGATAatctttttttaactttttaagtgAAACAGTTGTTAAGAAaagtaaaactataaaaacGATCAAGTtacacaatgtataaatattgagagttaattttttagaattaagactaaattaacacaatgtataaatattaagggTTAAAGTTACTATTATGCCAAATTTAAAAGCTACCACGTCATATTTTTGACTGACTATCAAATGGTttgtgactattttgtaacttttcataatttggtgACTAAAAAGGAAACTCACCAATAGTTGGGCGACTATGAGTGTAATTTTCCCAAGAAAATATGGCAGCTCTTGGAACTTGGAAGATCAGGAATTTAGCCCGTTGGAAGATCATTCggattatacaaaataaaaaataaggcCGACGGAGATGGgcatttggtctagtggtatgatTCTCGCTTAGGGTGCGAGAGGTCCCGAGTTCAATTCTCGGAATGCCCCCTTtctagtttttgtttttgtaccTCAAATTTTTAGATGTCAGACAACTTTCAGATCCATTTGTTTTGGAAATTCAGGTGTAAATGTCATTTACGATTGTGTCCAACTcttgtatgattttttttttatgtagttAGGAGATCTTTGAAACTTGAAAGACTACATCTACATACTCtaatatgtattaaatatgGGATTAGTTCTAGTGATGATTATGGGGCGGGCGGGT harbors:
- the LOC105762768 gene encoding cysteine-rich and transmembrane domain-containing protein WIH2; amino-acid sequence: MSYYNQQQPPVGVPPPQGYPPEGYPPKDAYPPPGYPPQGYPQGYPQQGYPPQGYPPQYAQPPPQQKQSSGFVEGCLAALCCCCLLDACF